GACTTTTTGACCACATTAATTGTTGATTTATGACGTCATTAATCAGAGTACTGatgtatatttcgaaaaacatgCTTAATAAATCTCATTGgtatttttttgaggttatatttcaTTATCCgacttttgatgtttttttaagCGTAAAAACGTTTCGGTTACTATTATTCTTCATCGGGTTTGTTgtataacgaaaaaaattgaataaattggtATTTATACGCccatttttgtaaataataatttttgtgtgtATCCGTAGACAAATACTGtgtagttattattatttatatatacattagtaatataatattcgaaacaattcagttttatttttttctgtaccCAAAAACCCTTTAAGGGGTtgtttgtattaaatatattaggaatacagtgaaataaaaaaaaaattaaacgaaggtctttattaatttttctttttctttttattaaaacctTCGAACTGCATACTCAACAACGGATTAGATTTCTTCATCTGGAACTTTGAGTTGGAGCTTTCGGACATTTTCCTCCATTCCCGCTTTTTCCCTTTCTTTGTGATATTCGCTAAACTTTTCAAAGTCGGCGGGACTATGTACTCCGGAACATCGGCCAAATGTTGCTGAATTTTAACGGTATGTAAACTCTTATCATGCCTCAACACCTGCAGATCGTTTGGATTATCTTCGAAATAACTTTTCAATTTCTGACAATTGAATATTTCCTGTTTGATTTCTTTCAATCTAGCTTCCCTTACTGCGATTCTAGTAACGGCCCTCCAAGCATCTTTGGCTCTATACCTAAAAGACTCCACTTCCTCCAATTTGAATTGGTACGATTTGAAAAATGAAGCCTCGCTTTCGTCGTACTTCAATTTCTTTTCCACTTTTTCCCTCAAAGGGATTTCTTTCATGCTCACAAAAGACAACACGCTACCTTGACTGTTCCCTCTAGCAGTTCTACCAGCCCTGTGAATATACGACTGAACGTCCAAGGgaaaatcgaaatttataaTGTTCGCTACGTGCTGAAAATCTATTCCACGGGAAACCCCGCTCTCCTTATCTTTTCTCctcttcgtttttttatttttatcttggtTACTTAATGATGAAGGTTTCTCTAAAGCGTATTCATCTGAAGCTATAATTATGTCGTACATCCCTTGATTGTATTGGTTTACGGAATGacaacttgaagaaaaaaaattattaaacaccCTGTGGTTGATCTATTTGTAGGTTTTAGGTTagtttttgattattaaaaagcaaattaaaaatagatactAAAATCAACTCCAGTgaatattgaatgaataaataattatcaggACGGAAaatcagaaataataaaagagaagttgaaaaataaaaaaaaagtaaccaAAAGAATCTTTTAAAACGAATTTGTCAACGTCAACAATGTCAATGTCAACAATTCGAGATTAAAAACCGTGTTGATATGGTCTACAGAGGTTGCTATCTGAAAGATTTTGCTTGACACATGCGCACTAGTTCGAATTGTCATATTTCGCAATttgatatcatattttcatattcatatatatagGTTAGAAATACCAGCTATGTGTCAAATGCGATAATGTTCAGTGATTTCATTAAAAGTAAAATCCCCATAATCCCAATAACTCCCTATTATCTGTAATGCTAACAAATAGGTGAAAAAACAACCTATTAACATCTTTGTAACCTATTACTTGATTTTTGACAATCTCAACCTATTTTCTTCTTATATAGccaatttgaatattctcaaATACAGCAAGTTGCTGCATAATTATATAAGCAAAGGGCAATTataaggaaaagaaaataacctaacctcacATTATTATATCAAGTATTTTAGTACTTACCGAATTGTAGCTGGTAATTCAGAATTCAAAACGCACGTCCTTATCCCAAATTGTTCCAAGAAAAGTTtgattttataacatttatcaactgtgttaacaaaaattatagtttttcctcTAATTAAGTGCAATTTCAATAAAGTGTAAAGTATAGTAGCTTTGTCCATTTCTTCGGCGTTCAAATGATAATGTGTTAATTGAGTTGATGGGGCCAGTTCGGGTTCTTCGAGCTTAACTGACACTGGATTGCGAAGAATGGACATTTTTAGGTTTTTAACGTCTTCACTTAAAGTTGCAGATGCTAAAATAGCTTGAtagatttttggaaaatgatcAATTAGttctttcatttcttcttcATAACCAAAGGAAAACACTAAATCTGCTTCGTCGATAACAACGAAAtctaatgattttttgaaatttaagtTTTCTGCCTTGATGTGTTGTAAAGTTCGACCAGGGGTTCCTACAACTATATCAGGTTTTTCGACCAACAAAGGTTTTTGCACACTTAAATCCACTGGTAAAGATATATCTACATATCTTATTTCTCTGGAACATTTTATAGTTAAATCCTTAATCACTCCACATATTTGATGACATAGTTCTCTACTTGGTGCTAATATCAGGGCTTTAGTTTCTTGTTGTAAAGCCGATTGTTtgagaattaaaattttttggatCACAGGTAAAAGAAAAGCTGCTGTTTTACCCGATCCCGTTCTAGCTCGTACCAATACATCTTTTCCTTCTAACACTAACGGAATAACTTTTTCTTGAATCACTGTGGGTTGTTGCCATCCTAACTTTGCTATAGCTTTCAATATACGATCATCCAATTCCATTTCATGAAACTGTAATGGTTTTATGTCCGTTTCTTCAGCCATTTTCAcgcaaaataattaaaaaacattcaCGTGCTATTACAAAACATAACCTCTTTATATTGTattcattcttcttttttatttatgacataTGGGTTAAGGTGAGTTTGATTGTAATCGATCgcaaatgttttagaaaattattttttttatttattattagaattattctattgttttgattcattAGATATAATGAACGtaataatttcacaatatatgaggatatatttcattataacttACTAATTGAATCATTTGTGTTCTATTGGTTAAGTCGGCGAGTCAAATTAACCTCACAAATAAACGCATgcgtaaaaaaaataaaatttaaaacttgtttGGGTGTGAAAATGGTGTAGAATGTTGTTGTTGcaagaatataaatattatttatgttaatattcaatattttgatcatCAACAccaactaacttataataagaATTACATTAATTTAGTTTATATGTATAAGTGTTTTTaggttgaattttttttgtttattttttcaactattagtgtgtgtgtgtgttcttaaatcgaaaaatggataaaGATATACCGAATATAGCTTTAGACACTAGTTGTTGTGGTAAGTAAACTCGAGAAATAAAAAGTCATAATAAATTGTCACTTAATTCAAGTTATTATTCATCAAACTATATTTCTTAGCAATGATTATTTTAGGTCCAACAATGGAAATTGTCATGAAAAACATCTACTCTTCGTGTGACCCCCAAAACGTGAATATGGTCCCTACTTCGGAGATAATTGAGTTTATAAGGCCCTATTTGCTGGAAGATCTGTAAGtacattttcatatataattcatatattttcaagagATTTAAAGTGTTTATTACATTattgtcataatttttaaaataagtttatttgattagttttgtttgCTCAATTCTGATAACTAATATTATAATCTCCAAACAATGTAGCAACTATTTCATAAAAGAATAATAGTCCTTGTAAAATTAtcctatttcattttttttatataatttaagcTGACATTGTACTATTGGTTATAGACCATTAAATTTCATGGTTAACAAAcacatttatattaattttttaacgatatttCTCCTGTGGGATCTTAATAATTACcaaacattataaatataaaaactatctCATTATCAGCTTCTCTCTAATAAactattttactttatttatcacttttagctacaatacttttaatttgataaattccaATATACTTCTGTaatgtttattcaatatttaccAGTAAGTGTCGTGAAATTTGTAATGCAAATGTGTTATTTTTTCCTTGATGGTTATTTTATGCAAATTAGTGTTGAGTCAAAGATACAAATATGTCTCgttaatatttaaattcaatttaaattaaacatCAAGAAAAACTTTCAAAGATTGCCAATTTTTATAATGTGGAAAGTTGAAAACCaagtggaaattattttattttggtaatatttggcacagtatttttggaatttaccgattttatatatttcttattgaaGTATTGCTGGAGCATCCtcaaataaagtgaatttgaaTTTCATTCGCCTATATACTTTCACAGGATCAAAtttctgtataaaataaagCTCCACACCAACAAGAGTCCTTTGGTTTCTCTTCCTGGGAAgtgttttgtcattttttattcCTGTATGCTTAGGAACCCATATTAAAATGATTGTACCAGCTTCAAAGAGGTTAAATCTTTGTTTCTACATGTATCTTGTTAAAGAAAGGAAAAAGATGCATGTCTTATGATAAGAAATTTCATGTATCAATcaaaaaatgtgtcaaaattTCAGATCGGctttagaaactttgaaaaacatgTTAGACCCCGAAAATAAAAACGTATCTGTTACTGGCGAAACGTTTTTCACAGTTATGAATGAATGGACACAAAAAATAGCTAGTCACTCTGAAGACGACGCTGATGGTGTCTTCAATAGAACCCCTAGGTGAGAACGGAAAcgatatctatatatatataccataaagaaaatgttatttttttgtagtcAATTAAACGTTATCGATGAAAAATTACTCCCTTACACACAATCTACCCCTCGGGCAAGTTTCGGACAAAAACTTCTAAATTGTGAAGGGCTGCTCAATCTGTCTAACGTTTCAAGTTATAACCTGTCTCCTACCAAACAAGCCAAAGATATTAGCATAGGTGGACCTGAAAAGACTATATTAGAAGAAGAAGTTAAGCAATTACAACATCAGTTGAACAAAGTTAGCAGCGAATTGGAGATGTTGAAGGTGCAATTAGCCTTTTCCGAAGACCAGAATGAAGTATTACAAGAGGAACTACAGAAATGTAAAACACGTCTACAAAGGTGATTATTAGatgtcaaaattatattttaccacTTTTATTAGACCAGACCAATAATATTAAGATGATACGTTTCGGAAAAAGaagagaatataataaaaatggaaaaaaaattcgatCTAAGGtagggtaaaaaacggtttatctgtAAAGCTGTGAGTCTTATGGTGAAAAGTTTATTAGCAAAGTTGTGGGTAatgaaaagatctacaacttttgtatttatagttttttcacataacctcaaaatttatgtgaaattttgaaataacaaagtttttgGTTTTATCACTTTGCTCTTGGACCCTCACCTCCCAGTCTTCATCCATAATTTCATCTTCCACGTTGGTTTTCTCTTCCATATTGGAGAAATTCTGTAAATTTGTGCTTAATGCCACGTGGATATTGATTTCTAGTCTCCAACCCGTCTTTCTTCGttagtttgtttgtttttttaatttctggaTAAGTTTCAACAAgtttgttacaattttctttctcctttttctttattattgtcTCAAAATGTCTCCTCTTGTTCTATCTGAGTCCGGTAACACTGCACTTCACTTAGAAAACGTGTTCATTCGAAGAAGTCACTTAATCAACTGGTGAGAGTGAGACTAAACCGTGTTGAAcgaactcgtttatatatccaaaagAAATTCTCacaaattctagaaaataaatagattttcgtAGATACCAGTTCAAAACTATGAtgaaaacaaacatcaaacgaattccgggtatATGAAAAGTGTCGCGCCTTCGCCAAATTTTGGAATTCTCCTAAAACcggacaggaccggctccaggACGCATATAtcgtttatttttcattcgattttcattatattcttcttctttttgttacttttttagTGGACAACAAGTTAACGAAGACGTGCAGGAAAATAAAACTTGCATAGACGAATTGAGGGATGAGATCGGCCTGGGTAAAAAGCGAATAGAAGAACTcaacaaaaaattgacgtttttcgAGAAGGATAACGTTCAATTGAACCAGTACGCTCAAAAATTAGAGAAAGAGGTAAAATGTCGAGATTGTTTTCCGAAGAAGTTttggtttttgacgttttaacGTTTCGCAGATAGTGGAACAGGAAGCGCATTTCGCGAAGactaaacaaaatttggaaaacgaaatttttggttttagaaCCGAATTGGAGATGAAGGAACACGAAATATCgactttttcgaaaataaacgaCGAACTTCGACTAAAATTATGCGAAAAAATGACCGAGCTCGAACAAGTTTTAACTGAAAACGAGGTGAGGGGaacgaaattttaatttaatttaatcgaaTCGAAATTTTTGGTGTTTAGGTTTTGGATTACAAACAACAGGATCTGGAGAAGTTGCTTTCCTCGAAACGCTATTCCCTTTCCTCCCATTACAACAGCTGCTTGGACGAAATGAGCAGTTTCCTTGCCCGAGGTAATACCATCCCGATTTATTCGTCCCCcgttaaaaataaatgtctCTTATCCAAAAGTCCCTTAACGAAAAAAGTTCATTCTCCAACTCCGAAGATGTTATATAGAGTGTTGAATTCTAGTACGCCGAAAAATTGTAACGGTTCGGGGTTGAGGAAATCCTTTTCTCTGAACGCGATGTCGACGCGATCTTTAccgaatattttttgttttgaacgtTCTAATGTTGTTCAAGATCAAGGAGACGGCGGAGAGGAGGCTCGGTGCGCCGCCGTTCCCAACGCCCGCCCCTACGAATCTCTACAAACCGAACTGTTCCAGGTAAGTGAcgtttccatattttattatgtatgGCGTCGTTTTTAGTAGTTTGAATGGGAAGTTATTTCCAATacggttttttcaaatgaaaaaccctgtatatttcttcaatataaacgccatatatttttttaacttcaaaatctttttttctctatttcgacATTCTCAACTTTTCATTCAATTTACTTAACTGAAACAAACATAGTTAAatcaacaccctgtatatttttcattccaatttCGTGAcattaacaattaatttttttttatgtttattactCATAATCAGAGGACGTTGTCTTCTGCTTATTATATTCAACTACTAAAAATacctttattattttaaaatgaaaaactcaTTCTCaacttttcatatttctatGAAGAATTGTAATTTACTTAACTGAAATAAGCATAGTTAAATCAACACCCAgtatattttgcattttttcattccaatttaGTGTcattaacaattaattttttttatgtttattactCATAATCAGAGGATGTTGTCTTCTGCTTattatattgatatagtttcatatcaaaaatggaattaatttaaaaataacataacaatTGATAAGAGTCTTTGTTCAACACTGTCCTACATTCCTTTTCAGATAAGCATTCATTCTCGCAAGACTACGACCAGATAACAATAAGAAAGTTATTTTACatacttcaaaataaatgtttcgcACGGTACATTAactcaaaaaagtttttattattaaatttacagTCACTAATTTATTACTTAACGTATTTATCTCAACACAaagtttatttacttttattaattttgttataacaaTTACAGCAACTTAACAAAACCTAAGTTTCCAACTAAATTACCAAACAATTAATGAAATCACTACTAATGTATAAGGGGAAATAACATTCTAAACGTTGGTAGGCGTGTTGTAACGATATTCGGTGTTGTAAgatttattgttgataaaatcaGTAAATTTTGTTAGATTATTCGTTTgtaacttatattttttaataatcatattatCATATATAATCATTACCATTAAAAATAGAGTATTGAACACTGcgtgaaaagttatttttcgtatcgaatgaatttatttttatcaatttaacaatattatttcatcACAACGATCAGAAAATAATTACAACATGGCAACAATGTAAAACATCTTGTCATATTTACCATTTAACCTCGTTTATAAGAATGCCGTTTTAAAATGTGCCTTTATTTTTCTTAAGTTTTAACTAGAATCTTATCATCTACCCTCTTTGTAACACAAACATCCCCAGAAATAATCGATAGGAGTGTTTATCAGTATGACGAGGTGAGaatataacgaaatattttattcatttcaaatgttttatcaACTTACACCCTACGTAAACATCAGGCATAGATCAAGGGGCGTTTTTATACCTgcttatctttatttttattcacattaGTTGTGAAtagtcaaaaatcaaaatttattgccATTCGCATACGAGTGGTTTAAAACGATATCACGTAATATATTTAGCactaaatataatcaattctaaataatttcgaCATACCATTCAGAAAATACTTATTAATATTCAAGTATCGAAACTAGTTGGAAcaactaaacattttttatttgtcgaTCAACAATTTTCGTGCGATTTCGTAGACAAAACATTCTAActacgataaaaaaaaactggaacGTCTTTATCATCGGTTTTTGTTACTGTAACGAAACAGATCCGGCTTAAGAACGTGAAAAAAAATggacaattttaaaaaatgtgaatgtTGTGGAGAGTCTTATATGAGTGATATAAAAGAATGTGGTAAAACTATTTGTGTTAATTGTTTTCAAAGTTTAACATTGTTGCCTATTCTTCAATCACGTTttcaagaatttgaaaataatattcgtAAACGACTTTTCGATTGTAAAATGACCTTGGACTGTAGTAGGGAGGATTTGCGTCATAACAGTGACAATGTtagtatatttaattaattttatatataccaGGAGTAATTGTAAAGTTATAGtacgatttttttattgattgaataaatatttttgttttgtttaggTCGATCCGCAATTTGATCACAAGGTTAAGAATGGTATCGATCACGATGACCTTAAAAACGAAATCGAAtgtttacagaaaaaaatcgataccttggaagaagaaaataaagtgcTGAATAAAGAATATGGTAACGTACAAGATAAAGCGAAAtatttagaaagaaaattaactaatttaatGTTGGAAAAAGAAGAGATTAAGACTGATAAACTCGATACAGTGAAACAATTAGAAGCTTTAAAACTTGATTTCGATAGATTAGAATCGATTTTAAACgtcaaagaaaagaaaattaacgaaatcgagaataaaatcgattttgaaccgatgtataaaaatttggaaaaagaatTCGCTAAAAAAGTAGCACAAATAGAtgaattacaattaaaaatcaaaatagaggAAAATAGGATAAGAAATAGAGAAGATCCGGTCAAAAATGTCGATTTAACAAATGAAgtgattaatttaaaaaaggatttacaagaaaaaaatacacgGATAAAACAGTTGCAGGATATATTGAGGAACGAAGGTGATGTTAAAAGACAAATATGGTTAACGAATGAAGATTTAAGGaaaaatttagaagaattacgagaaaaatataaaaaagaagttgaTAAAAACTGTGATTCATCGTTGGAAATATCAGAAATGAGAATAAAATACGaagaaactgtttttaaatataacgaACAATTAGAAATAtgtacaaatttgaaaaatcaaattgttgTACTTAAAAAAGAAGCGGATATTATAAAGGAAAACCAAAAATGTTATAGGAAGGAtacggtgaaaattttaacggatTTCGAACAAACTTtacattacaaaataaaagaattggaacaaattaaaattaacttggaaaatcacaaaaataaatctcCTGGAAATGATAATGAATGTGAAGATAGTGGAGTGAAGAGCGAATTAGACGtggaagaagaaagaagaagtaGGGAATATACGGATGGAGATGCTTCTTCGGAATCTAGTTTATCACTAGAAAAACCACAGagattattcaaaaatagaagCTTCGAAAAACAGAAACTAACCATAGAAAAATTGAGGGAAGAGCTACGATTGGAGAAATACAAAAACGAATCCCTGAAAGAGAGATTAACAATCAAATCGGATgatgtagaaaaattacaaactaCAATAAACGAtcttaataacaaaataattcaacaagAAGATTGTTATAAACatatctatattgaaaaaatggatctaactgaagaattgaaaattttgaaaggaaAATACAGCGACGCTCTCATAACTTTAAACGAAAGGgaaatatcattgaaaaaatcCCAGGAAGCTTtggaaattgagaaaaatatagtCGGAAAGCTGGATGAACAACTGGtcgattttaaaatattacaaaataagcTTTCGGCGGATTTGGTAATCAAATTGAACAACGTCACCCAggaaaatgagaaaatcaaGTTGTTGTCGGAAAATAGGATAATGGAGTTGTCTACGCAGTTATTTAAACAGAAAACCGATTTGGATAACTACCAATCGGATCTGGCGAAGAAGGATGAGGAGATTTCGTGTTTGTCGAATGTTTTGTTGGAACGGGATGTCAAAATTCAAGCTCTAACTTCTGCCGCAACGGCTTACgatattaaaacatttaatattttgatggaGCTGACGGAGAAGGAGGAGGCCTACTTGAAGTTGCAGAACGAATTCGAATTATTGAATGTAAGTAAcgttttattgtttaaatattataatttgtgTGAATAATAACTAATTGTGGTATATAGAGATagttaaaaattgtatatttgaggttatgtcacaaaaaaacagttttttattaatatctctTTAACGGTtagttttacgaaaaaaatgctCATTATGAAATTTGTAGCTTTAATAATTGTCTACAAAAAACGCggtattacttttttttgtaaaagttacagttttcgaaaaaagttgattttaaaaatCTTGATGGTATCTatcgaattaaaaaattattaaaagtcgttttatttttgataaatctttGTTACGAGATAGAATAGATATTGAAGCACATTTAAGTTAATCAAGTAGccaaatattgacaaaaatggcggcaaaaaattattatttacaaacttgaaattatataaatcaattttttataaaaaccattagttttacgaaaaaaagttatactacgttttttgtagacaatATTCAAAACTACAAATTTGATTCCttccattttttgaataaaattaatggtTAAAGAGATATTAGcgaaaaactgttttttgtgACATTTGACACTTGACACGACTAGTATTTATAACGgaaattcattttgataaatcCTCGTAGCGCTTTAGGGATTTTTTGGTTGTAATTTAGTGGAATTTGAAGTTTGGCAATGAAACTTTATGtcaaaatgttaataaaagtCATTGCACTTTGATTTAAATTTCCTCaatcttcataatattttgcaaatctggcaacgttgttaaaatttcgttttttttttattaatttcaatctGCTAAATACTTTTATCGCATTCAAGGACTATTAGACCTGATTTAAGAAGATTTTGGAAGTTGAAggtgacaaaaaaaaacagttttttgttaatatctctttaaatattagttttacgAACAAAATGCTCATTATGAAATTTGTAGCTCTAATAATTGTCTACAAAACACGTGgtattactttttttgtaaaagttacagttttagagaaaatttgattttaaaaaaatgtacactTCTCAATTATAcatatcttttcaaaaatgactaaaaatcgttttatttttaataaatctttgTTGAAAGGTAAAATTAAGATTTACGCACATTTGAGATATTTCCATACAGCCAAATATTAACCAAAATGGCggcaaaaaaatgattatttacaaacttgaaattatataaatcaatttttcataaaaacctttagttttacaaaaaaaagtgatactacgttttttgtagacaatATGCTAAACTACAAATTTGATTccctcaattttttcaataaaattaaccATTACTAAGATATTAGCGAAAAACCGTTTTCTGTGacgtttgacatttgacagtagTTATGGAGACATTTGTCCATGACCACAATAATGGTTTTCAAGGATCGGtctttattttgtttccaataCCAGAATTATTGCAATGATACATTTTATATAgaatttattatacagggtattatcataataagtaaaaaaaaaatttccattttgacTCATACGTTACAATTtggtttttttcgtttcaaaaacACAGAAATTAGTTAGCAATCGTATATTTATACCGATTGTCCCGTTATAAAAATCAATGTCGAATAATTagtatgaaataattgaaaacttcaTGTCAACGAACTTGAGTATCGTGTAACTGAATAATTATATGAGGTAAAGGCCAAGTAACCagggaaagaagaagaaattgatcAATCGAACAATCTGTATTTTTATCtgcacaaaaattttgtaattttttcccTGTTATGTCTCAAAATAGTCCAAAGGGCTGttcgacataattttttttacactttGAAAACCATTGTTGCCAGCTTACTTGCAGGCATTAGGTTCAGAtgaaattttcaggaaaaaattcGAGAAACCACCGAAACCAAAGCCAATACACTGGAAAAAATGTCGACGAATAACTTTGATGGTATAATGGAAAATATCGATGGATGTGTAAGCGAAGAAACGACCTTggataaaatttctaatttcacCGATGTCATTTCGGAATGTTGTCAGGAATTGAACGggtaaatcgaaaaattttcaaaaaaaaaaaagaaaaaaatgagaatatcgTTTGTAAATTGGACTTTTTCAGAGCGTTCACGAGATTTGTACGacaatggaaaaagaaaatagaatcCCATCCTAAATTTAAAGATTTGCCGTATATTAAGTTGTGCCAATCGTTAAAAATCGAAGACGTCCTTTCGGTTATcgtggaaaatataaaaacagttatcATGCTGTTGGATATTACTGTAAGTATGAATTTATGACCAAAAGTTTGTTACTCGtttatcatttgaaaataattatgtcgacataacctcaatttttcaaaatctggcAACTATGTTTAAGTATAACGTTCATGTTGATCGAAGTTGGGGCAGTTGG
The genomic region above belongs to Diorhabda carinulata isolate Delta chromosome 9, icDioCari1.1, whole genome shotgun sequence and contains:
- the LOC130898219 gene encoding girdin-like isoform X1; this translates as MDKDIPNIALDTSCCGPTMEIVMKNIYSSCDPQNVNMVPTSEIIEFIRPYLLEDLSALETLKNMLDPENKNVSVTGETFFTVMNEWTQKIASHSEDDADGVFNRTPSQLNVIDEKLLPYTQSTPRASFGQKLLNCEGLLNLSNVSSYNLSPTKQAKDISIGGPEKTILEEEVKQLQHQLNKVSSELEMLKVQLAFSEDQNEVLQEELQKCKTRLQSGQQVNEDVQENKTCIDELRDEIGLGKKRIEELNKKLTFFEKDNVQLNQYAQKLEKEIVEQEAHFAKTKQNLENEIFGFRTELEMKEHEISTFSKINDELRLKLCEKMTELEQVLTENEVLDYKQQDLEKLLSSKRYSLSSHYNSCLDEMSSFLARGNTIPIYSSPVKNKCLLSKSPLTKKVHSPTPKMLYRVLNSSTPKNCNGSGLRKSFSLNAMSTRSLPNIFCFERSNVVQDQGDGGEEARCAAVPNARPYESLQTELFQVDPQFDHKVKNGIDHDDLKNEIECLQKKIDTLEEENKVLNKEYGNVQDKAKYLERKLTNLMLEKEEIKTDKLDTVKQLEALKLDFDRLESILNVKEKKINEIENKIDFEPMYKNLEKEFAKKVAQIDELQLKIKIEENRIRNREDPVKNVDLTNEVINLKKDLQEKNTRIKQLQDILRNEGDVKRQIWLTNEDLRKNLEELREKYKKEVDKNCDSSLEISEMRIKYEETVFKYNEQLEICTNLKNQIVVLKKEADIIKENQKCYRKDTVKILTDFEQTLHYKIKELEQIKINLENHKNKSPGNDNECEDSGVKSELDVEEERRSREYTDGDASSESSLSLEKPQRLFKNRSFEKQKLTIEKLREELRLEKYKNESLKERLTIKSDDVEKLQTTINDLNNKIIQQEDCYKHIYIEKMDLTEELKILKGKYSDALITLNEREISLKKSQEALEIEKNIVGKLDEQLVDFKILQNKLSADLVIKLNNVTQENEKIKLLSENRIMELSTQLFKQKTDLDNYQSDLAKKDEEISCLSNVLLERDVKIQALTSAATAYDIKTFNILMELTEKEEAYLKLQNEFELLNEKIRETTETKANTLEKMSTNNFDGIMENIDGCVSEETTLDKISNFTDVISECCQELNGAFTRFVRQWKKKIESHPKFKDLPYIKLCQSLKIEDVLSVIVENIKTVIMLLDITSSKNMESLDEDNFQDFLPMNQYNSNSVDSKNIKKFTLRPATLQLSRPVSPDSPGIEISNVENEQEENGDIHTRSPDSRNVKVSLAIEREEEEDEEKDNHYDRFNHLPLFSFDLRIQDAFPHLSDTLLEKLGLHENSPKVKLTKEETEEIFTAFAIQVSLDSKDIKNRLRKQKTACNQKYRKYQYLLKDISMRLRDHNCIGAKDSINPVYVLLEDVRFMMQDLMQSAGQLGVLNCELRMTKCWNLVTNYMAILKQDLEDTKSSGNTHFPVQTKSSPSPSKNSNENTKEKQSSGSNCIMWVMCVPLLLLIGVVCVHWQCKMTTEYKICPLDDFFRIISHRIGTPPY